TCTTAAGTAAGTTGACATTGGGATATattaaaaattaaacaaaaacaaatagAAGTGGTGATAGCAACAAAACTACAATAATTGTTATTTAGTCAAATCCGATTAATCTTTAATTAAATATATCTAACATAAATCAAATGCTCTACGCGCATATCCAGAGAAATTCTAATATTTTTACAGCGTAATTTTAAGTTGGTTTCTGTAAAAATCATATATTTTGCgtttaacaataatcttgttttttttttctggggGAGCTAATCATTTTTGAAATAAAACTGGACAGTTTTTGGGGTTAAATAGAACTCTTCATTTCAAAATTACTTTGCCAGTGACTTCGTTTATCATCATAGAGGAAAGATATTTGGCAACAAAGATAAAAAGAAGCTagaaagaattaccattttgatcAGCATGCATACATCCTATATAATTGCCGTCGTCAATCGAGGTTTTGCACCCCCAACCGGGTTGGTCGCACTTGCTACACTTTGGTTCTTTCCAAGTTAGAATAAGATCATTATCGAGCTCAGATGAATACCCTTTGGTCTCATTTTGAAGTTGTTGCGGAACAATTGGAACCTTTATGTTATCAATGATTTCGCAGCGCGTAGATAAAATTCCAGCTAGTTCCAATGAACTTGTGGCGAAAACTTTGTTCATGGAACTACTTAAACATGAAATCGGtgatatttttgttgttgtataaTTTGATGAACAATTTAGAAATGTGTAGTCTTGGAGTTCAATACCTTGAAATGGAGATTCTGAAAGATTCAACGTCAAAAGCCGTTTAGGTAGACAATTAGCCCTGTCATGTATGCGAATCTCTTGCTTGACATAATCGATTTCGCTTACGTAAAACTCACCACCGGAAGATGGTAGTTGAATAACTGTTTTACCAAAGCTAGTACAGGAAAGATCGAATCCGGGGTAGCCACAGTTTGGGTGTTGGTTTTGTGTTATACGGAACGGATACTTTACAACTACATGATCATCCCCACACTTAGAAATCGAACATTCATTATCCATTGCAAATGTGTTTGAGAAGAAGCAAAggaaggagaagatgaagaaaaagatgGAGAAAATTAGTATGGTATCCATGAAGATCCATCTGATAGCAAACAATGATATTATTATTGTTATATTAAGTTACATGGTTGGTGATAATTAAATTTGAATCAGTCGCTTATGACTTTTCTTTAACTAATTTTAGATTCTGAAAGGGCAGAACATATATAATAGTATATCTTACAATCTTAATTATGTCGACAGGACAATTAAATGGTTTGAGCCTTAGTTAAATGTAACCTACATAATCATCGTTACCTGTGACAAAAGTATTAACCACAGTTTCAACTGTGGCCTAAGATTAAACCACAGTTCTGAACCGTCACTTAAAGGTAAAACCATGAGTTTTCCCCCTCAGTTTTGTCTAATTGGTAGTAACAAATATTCAAGGAAACTTAAATGTTTGAGATAATAATTTATATTTCATTATAATACTAATAATATTTACAAAATCAGACATTAATataattaagaatttttttttgcgagGCTAGAATTCTGCATGAACACCACTCCGTCCGTATATATTCATATTCATACcttcatta
This portion of the Papaver somniferum cultivar HN1 chromosome 11, ASM357369v1, whole genome shotgun sequence genome encodes:
- the LOC113320111 gene encoding putative RING-H2 finger protein ATL21A isoform X1, coding for MDTILIFSIFFFIFSFLCFFSNTFAMDNECSISKCGDDHVVVKYPFRITQNQHPNCGYPGFDLSCTSFGKTVIQLPSSGGEFYVSEIDYVKQEIRIHDRANCLPKRLLTLNLSESPFQGIELQDYTFLNCSSNYTTTKISPISCLSSSMNKVFATSSLELAGILSTRCEIIDNIKVPIVPQQLQNETKGYSSELDNDLILTWKEPKCSKCDQPGWGCKTSIDDGNYIGCMHADQNDSTKNVPSIYNDGKDSFKMALGIVLPAFILTIFLILYMCFWLNLCNCDRNRSRNHHHHHGDPTVLMVTTVGLDGTTIDSYPKITLGESRRIPTPNDGTCSICISEYCPKDTVRTIPDCKHCFHAECIDEWLRMNASCPLCRTSPSPLASPIASPIAQPIQIHL
- the LOC113320111 gene encoding putative RING-H2 finger protein ATL21A isoform X2 encodes the protein MDTILIFSIFFFIFSFLCFFSNTFAMDNECSISKCGDDHVVVKYPFRITQNQHPNCGYPGFDLSCTSFGKTVIQLPSSGGEFYVSEIDYVKQEIRIHDRANCLPKRLLTLNLSESPFQGIELQDYTFLNCSSNYTTTKISPISCLSSSMNKVFATSSLELAGILSTRCEIIDNIKVPIVPQQLQNETKGYSSELDNDLILTWKEPKCSKCDQPGWGCKTSIDDGNYIGCMHADQNDSTKNVPSIYNDGKDSFKMALGTQNRLATWTHRKERNRTEESHSKILISDLSNQMSELPRH
- the LOC113320111 gene encoding putative RING-H2 finger protein ATL21A isoform X3, whose translation is MDTILIFSIFFFIFSFLCFFSNTFAMDNECSISKCGDDHVVVKYPFRITQNQHPNCGYPGFDLSCTSFGKTVIQLPSSGGEFYVSEIDYVKQEIRIHDRANCLPKRLLTLNLSESPFQGIELQDYTFLNCSSNYTTTKISPISCLSSSMNKVFATSSLELAGILSTRCEIIDNIKVPIVPQQLQNETKGYSSELDNDLILTWKEPKCSKCDQPGWGCKTSIDDGNYIGCMHADQNDSTKNVPSIYNDGKDSFKMALAETTTTTMETPQF